Proteins from one Paenibacillus amylolyticus genomic window:
- a CDS encoding CPBP family intramembrane glutamic endopeptidase encodes MNQQFKVIFPTWGKATGILCMILIFAAVLWLVWTGNLNIRYTADREEVIPIWHSMLPACLGIVLIRMIPYKSQYPSSFQQMEKQHVVVQSIVLLLSGVLFTVSLITIDPQGLHFQLYYLAFKLTTLLLIPLILLLIYRRMTGGQQNMISAKPRTRRHVIAPLIVVVVWCYLKFYSPAAQPEGAIIATDTTELLLMVLVGFMINSVLEEVFYRVWLQTRLETLLGRWPAILLVSILWSIWHVAIQGSGQWDMDVATVIANHGVTGLFLGYLWACYRKIWVIILIHGLMNASPHFLLQILFH; translated from the coding sequence ATGAATCAGCAATTCAAAGTAATCTTCCCGACATGGGGAAAGGCAACAGGCATATTATGCATGATCCTGATATTTGCTGCTGTATTGTGGTTAGTATGGACCGGAAACTTGAATATAAGGTACACGGCTGATCGTGAGGAAGTGATTCCAATATGGCATAGTATGTTGCCGGCATGCCTTGGCATTGTTCTAATCCGTATGATTCCTTATAAAAGTCAATATCCCTCGTCCTTCCAACAGATGGAGAAACAGCACGTGGTCGTTCAATCGATTGTATTATTGCTGTCAGGTGTTTTATTTACGGTTTCTCTGATAACGATAGACCCGCAAGGATTACATTTTCAGCTATATTATTTGGCGTTCAAGTTGACGACATTATTGTTGATCCCGTTGATTTTATTGTTGATTTATCGAAGAATGACTGGCGGGCAGCAAAACATGATCTCTGCAAAGCCTCGTACTCGCAGACACGTCATCGCCCCACTAATCGTTGTTGTGGTGTGGTGTTATCTAAAGTTCTATTCCCCAGCTGCACAACCAGAAGGAGCGATCATTGCAACCGATACGACAGAATTACTTCTTATGGTGTTGGTTGGTTTCATGATCAATAGTGTATTGGAGGAAGTTTTTTATCGGGTATGGTTGCAGACTCGATTGGAGACGCTGCTTGGAAGATGGCCCGCCATATTACTGGTTTCAATACTATGGTCCATCTGGCATGTCGCCATTCAAGGAAGTGGTCAGTGGGATATGGATGTGGCAACAGTGATTGCAAATCATGGGGTTACGGGTCTGTTTCTTGGTTATTTATGGGCCTGCTATCGTAAAATATGGGTGATTATCCTGATTCATGGACTCATGAATGCTTCTCCTCATTTTCTTCTGCAGATTTTGTTTCATTAG
- a CDS encoding TetR/AcrR family transcriptional regulator: MKNIIAEATWKIISEKGIHHATSRTIAKEAGLSQGALRHYFSKQESLLAFAMELVKEKVLNRLSNLNARELAPQERIVEYLLELVPTDEQTLLEMEVWFAFVSYGKTQKGFDANYEDLQNAIRNCITYLKNEGLLRTTDEEKEQEKLYAFMNGMALNLYLEPDKINRTRSKEMIQDYIHWIIG, from the coding sequence ATGAAAAATATTATCGCTGAAGCTACCTGGAAAATTATTAGTGAGAAAGGCATTCATCATGCAACGTCAAGAACAATTGCCAAGGAGGCCGGTTTATCACAAGGCGCTTTAAGACATTATTTTTCCAAACAAGAGAGCCTATTAGCATTTGCAATGGAGTTAGTTAAAGAAAAGGTACTTAATCGTCTGAGCAATCTGAATGCAAGAGAATTGGCCCCTCAAGAAAGAATTGTTGAATACTTGCTTGAGCTAGTGCCGACGGATGAACAGACATTATTGGAAATGGAGGTTTGGTTTGCATTTGTAAGCTATGGAAAAACGCAAAAAGGATTTGATGCCAACTATGAGGACCTGCAAAACGCAATCAGGAACTGCATTACGTACTTGAAAAATGAAGGTCTTCTGCGCACTACCGATGAGGAGAAGGAACAGGAAAAACTGTATGCCTTTATGAACGGGATGGCTCTGAATTTGTATTTAGAACCGGATAAAATAAATCGAACACGAAGCAAAGAAATGATACAAGACTACATCCATTGGATTATAGGTTGA